A window of the Pseudoalteromonas sp. A25 genome harbors these coding sequences:
- a CDS encoding amidohydrolase family protein translates to MIKVLLLSISLFSFASLAENKILIENITIVSSHLQAPKIHMNVLISDGRITEITSKKITSYDLKINGLGKFLTPGLMDSHAHVSSIPGMGFGVEPVAIKNPKLTQAYFEQQPRSFLFHGVTQILDPNPGVSFNYFTSAPHHPDYFRCEVLTSKNTFPYVEKTDDLSRSMFTYLIDESAEATAENSVERLIGKIAQSGASCIKLYFEDGYGNANQWATLSTNTLKRIKLSAKKSNLLIIAHANALDMQQLALAAGVDVIAHGMWNWGQYNREQNIPKEISNTLDKMINDRVGYMPTQRVIAGLGEVMNPTIVNSLEFSSITPKSLIDWYKTTEVQWFKEELRIGFDGMPDQSISEAFLYGRIGKGNKVMQYLRSSNHPILLASDFPGSPSFANQPGLTTYQEMKAMVTAGLSLEEVLAAATINNAKQFRIDNDYGTVEVGKIANLLILKTNPLDSIESWNRIETIILHGDPIARESLVVNK, encoded by the coding sequence ATGATTAAAGTATTATTACTCTCAATTTCTTTGTTTTCTTTTGCTTCATTAGCGGAAAACAAAATTCTAATAGAAAATATCACTATCGTTTCATCTCATTTGCAAGCCCCAAAAATTCACATGAATGTATTAATAAGTGATGGACGAATTACCGAAATAACTAGTAAAAAGATTACATCCTACGATCTTAAAATAAATGGTTTAGGTAAGTTTTTAACGCCAGGTCTTATGGATAGCCATGCACACGTATCGTCAATCCCCGGTATGGGTTTTGGTGTTGAGCCAGTGGCGATTAAAAATCCTAAACTCACACAAGCTTATTTTGAACAACAACCAAGAAGCTTTTTATTTCATGGGGTAACTCAAATACTTGATCCGAATCCGGGAGTGAGTTTCAATTATTTTACTTCGGCGCCTCATCACCCTGATTATTTTCGTTGTGAAGTATTAACATCAAAAAACACCTTTCCATATGTAGAGAAAACAGACGACCTATCAAGATCAATGTTTACTTATTTAATTGATGAAAGTGCAGAAGCAACTGCAGAAAATTCAGTAGAAAGGTTAATTGGAAAAATTGCCCAATCAGGTGCTTCGTGTATAAAGCTTTATTTTGAAGACGGTTATGGTAATGCTAACCAATGGGCAACACTTTCAACTAACACACTAAAACGAATTAAATTATCTGCTAAAAAGTCTAATTTACTTATAATCGCTCATGCTAATGCCTTAGATATGCAGCAATTAGCACTTGCCGCAGGTGTTGATGTTATCGCTCATGGTATGTGGAATTGGGGGCAGTATAATCGCGAACAAAATATACCTAAAGAAATATCTAACACTCTGGATAAAATGATTAATGACAGAGTAGGTTATATGCCAACCCAAAGAGTGATTGCTGGCTTAGGTGAAGTAATGAACCCTACAATTGTTAATTCTCTTGAATTTTCATCCATTACGCCTAAGTCACTTATTGATTGGTATAAAACCACTGAAGTGCAATGGTTCAAAGAAGAGCTTCGAATTGGTTTTGATGGAATGCCTGATCAATCAATTTCAGAGGCATTTTTATATGGGCGAATAGGAAAAGGTAATAAAGTCATGCAATATCTAAGAAGTTCTAACCATCCTATTTTATTGGCTTCGGACTTCCCTGGAAGCCCTAGTTTTGCCAATCAACCTGGACTGACAACCTACCAAGAAATGAAAGCTATGGTTACTGCAGGGCTATCGTTGGAAGAAGTACTAGCGGCGGCAACCATTAATAATGCTAAACAATTCAGAATTGATAATGATTACGGTACAGTAGAAGTTGGCAAAATTGCTAATCTTCTGATACTTAAAACTAATCCTTTAGACTCTATAGAATCATGGAACCGTATAGAAACGATTATCCTGCATGGAGATCCCATAGCTAGAGAAAGTTTGGTGGTCAATAAATAG
- a CDS encoding thiamine pyrophosphate-dependent dehydrogenase E1 component subunit alpha, which produces MTNPNNISLNISHALKFIDSHALDIPMLTILGDNGEVLDGAQAPDIDKETAQRLYETMRFIRLLDERMQAAQRQGRVSFYMQCLGEEAAITASAAALKQDDMIMAQYREQAAIAYRGFTLEQFMNQLFSNEKDLGKGRQMPVHYGSKELHYLTISSPLGTQIPQATGYAYGQKLKHIDKETGKLDSEIDNVTICYFGEGAASEGDFHAGLNMAAVHEAPVIFFARNNGYAISTPADEQFKGDGIASRGVGYGIKTIRVDGADALAVFAATQAARKIAVENGEPVLIESIAYRLGAHSTSDDPSGYRSKEEEAAFKANCPIERFRKWLLKQGWLDEKEDEAAKDKIREDILAAVKVAEKVQKPALEELVSDVYDTPIPALQKQYEELKEHIKQHPDAYPVTAGRIK; this is translated from the coding sequence ATGACTAACCCCAATAACATATCGTTAAATATCAGCCACGCGTTGAAGTTTATAGATAGCCATGCCCTTGATATTCCTATGTTGACTATCTTAGGTGACAACGGTGAAGTACTTGATGGCGCGCAAGCTCCTGACATAGACAAAGAAACGGCGCAAAGATTATATGAAACCATGCGCTTTATCCGTTTATTAGATGAACGTATGCAAGCTGCACAGCGACAGGGTCGTGTCAGCTTTTATATGCAATGTTTGGGTGAAGAAGCTGCTATCACGGCAAGTGCCGCAGCATTAAAACAAGATGATATGATCATGGCTCAGTACCGCGAGCAAGCGGCTATCGCTTATCGTGGCTTTACACTTGAGCAGTTCATGAACCAGTTATTCTCTAATGAAAAAGATCTAGGTAAAGGCCGTCAAATGCCAGTGCATTACGGTTCTAAAGAATTGCACTACCTGACTATTTCATCTCCTCTTGGTACGCAAATTCCGCAAGCAACAGGCTATGCGTATGGCCAAAAGCTTAAGCACATCGATAAAGAAACAGGCAAATTAGACTCAGAAATTGATAACGTGACAATTTGCTATTTCGGTGAAGGTGCTGCATCAGAAGGTGACTTTCACGCGGGTCTTAACATGGCTGCCGTGCATGAAGCACCTGTAATCTTCTTTGCACGCAATAATGGCTATGCGATTTCAACGCCTGCAGATGAGCAGTTTAAAGGCGATGGTATTGCCTCTCGTGGCGTAGGTTACGGTATCAAAACGATTCGCGTTGATGGTGCTGATGCACTTGCTGTATTTGCGGCAACGCAAGCTGCGCGTAAAATTGCCGTTGAGAACGGTGAACCAGTATTGATTGAATCAATCGCTTATCGTTTAGGGGCACACTCAACGTCTGATGATCCATCCGGTTATCGCAGTAAAGAAGAAGAAGCAGCATTTAAAGCAAACTGCCCAATCGAGCGCTTTAGAAAGTGGTTATTGAAGCAAGGCTGGTTGGATGAAAAAGAAGACGAAGCAGCGAAAGATAAAATTCGCGAAGACATTTTAGCCGCCGTTAAAGTGGCAGAAAAAGTACAAAAGCCTGCGCTAGAAGAGCTTGTTTCTGATGTATACGACACGCCAATTCCAGCATTACAAAAACAATATGAAGAACTCAAAGAGCACATTAAACAGCACCCAGATGCTTATCCAGTGACAGCAGGGAGAATTAAATAA
- the pgm gene encoding phosphoglucomutase (alpha-D-glucose-1,6-bisphosphate-dependent), with amino-acid sequence MAIHPGAGKPVTQSQLVNIPKLVSAYYINEPDLEQHPEQCVEFGTSGHRGCSYNVKFNESHILAITQAICDYRKENDIFGPLFLGKDTHALSEAAFNSAIEVLVANEVQVITQENDDYTPTPVISHAIVCHNKANPNELADGIVITPSHNPPEDGGFKYNPPNGGPADTDVTKWIEDRANKLLLEDLVEVELFSFAKARRSGFIKYQDLVCPYVDDLANIIDMQAIAKAGVSIGIDPLGGSGINFWPVIAQKYNLNLSVVNDQIDPRFAFMPLDKDGKIRMDCSSPYAMANLIALKDDYDIGIGNDPDYDRHGIVTKDGLMNPNHFLAVAIDYLLNHRNWPSDVKIGKTLVSSAMIDKVVQANNHEVYEVPVGFKWFVKGLNKQWLAFGGEESAGASFLRLNGDVWNTDKDGFILGLLAAEILAVTGKTPSERYKELEAQFGAPMYKRIDAPATPEQKSRLKALSPEDVTAGELAGDQITQILTNAPGNNAAIGGLKVVTENGWFAARPSGTEDIYKIYLESFKGEAHLAQLEQEAKALVDSVIR; translated from the coding sequence ATGGCAATCCATCCAGGTGCTGGGAAACCAGTAACACAGTCGCAATTGGTTAACATTCCAAAACTTGTCTCTGCTTATTATATTAATGAGCCTGATCTTGAACAACACCCTGAGCAATGTGTCGAGTTTGGCACATCGGGCCACAGGGGCTGCTCTTATAATGTTAAGTTTAATGAATCACATATTTTAGCGATTACACAGGCAATTTGTGATTACAGAAAAGAAAACGACATTTTTGGCCCGTTGTTTTTAGGCAAAGATACTCATGCATTATCGGAAGCGGCATTCAACTCTGCTATCGAAGTGTTAGTTGCGAACGAAGTGCAAGTGATCACACAAGAAAATGATGATTACACACCGACACCCGTTATTAGCCATGCGATTGTTTGCCATAATAAAGCAAACCCTAATGAATTAGCCGACGGTATTGTTATAACACCGTCTCATAACCCGCCTGAAGATGGGGGTTTTAAATACAACCCACCCAATGGTGGACCGGCTGATACAGACGTAACGAAGTGGATTGAAGATAGAGCGAATAAGCTGCTGTTAGAAGACTTAGTTGAAGTTGAGCTGTTTTCATTTGCAAAAGCAAGGCGTTCTGGTTTTATCAAGTACCAAGATTTGGTCTGTCCGTACGTAGACGATTTAGCAAATATCATAGATATGCAGGCAATTGCTAAAGCAGGGGTATCAATCGGAATTGACCCGCTTGGCGGTTCTGGTATTAATTTTTGGCCAGTCATTGCGCAAAAGTACAACCTTAATCTTAGCGTTGTAAACGATCAGATTGACCCAAGGTTTGCCTTTATGCCACTTGATAAAGACGGCAAAATCCGCATGGATTGCTCATCACCTTATGCTATGGCAAACCTAATCGCGCTTAAAGATGATTATGATATTGGTATTGGTAACGACCCAGACTATGACCGCCATGGTATTGTTACCAAAGATGGCTTAATGAACCCTAACCACTTTTTGGCTGTAGCAATAGATTACTTGCTTAATCATAGAAATTGGCCAAGTGATGTAAAAATAGGCAAGACACTGGTTTCATCCGCCATGATAGACAAGGTTGTACAAGCCAATAACCATGAAGTGTATGAAGTGCCAGTCGGGTTTAAATGGTTTGTTAAAGGCTTGAATAAACAATGGCTTGCTTTTGGTGGGGAAGAAAGCGCAGGGGCGTCTTTCTTGCGTTTAAACGGTGATGTTTGGAACACAGATAAAGATGGCTTTATTTTAGGCTTATTAGCGGCAGAAATTTTAGCAGTAACGGGTAAAACACCGTCTGAGCGCTACAAAGAGCTTGAAGCACAGTTTGGTGCGCCTATGTATAAAAGAATTGACGCACCAGCAACCCCCGAACAAAAGTCGCGATTAAAAGCACTTAGCCCTGAAGATGTAACCGCGGGTGAGCTTGCGGGCGATCAAATTACGCAAATACTCACGAATGCACCGGGTAACAATGCAGCTATTGGCGGCTTAAAGGTTGTAACTGAAAACGGCTGGTTTGCAGCGCGCCCATCAGGCACTGAAGATATCTATAAAATATATCTAGAGTCATTTAAGGGCGAGGCACATTTAGCACAGCTAGAGCAAGAAGCGAAAGCACTGGTTGACTCAGTGATCCGCTAA
- the seqA gene encoding replication initiation negative regulator SeqA — protein MKKIEIDDELYQYIASNTQSIGESASQILRRLLNLSTDSNNSLSVTADDSKHDGKQPEQTQDNIVADKETVEPNANVFNILNKEELAMQKGVVGRFLFILCALHRTHKKSFHKVLDIKGRDRIYFAKSKEALLESGSSMNPKNILDSEYWVMTNSNTTRKKMMLHEVALSLGYTEAQAETIRDYL, from the coding sequence ATGAAGAAAATAGAAATAGATGACGAACTTTATCAATATATCGCCAGTAATACGCAAAGTATTGGCGAGAGTGCTTCGCAAATATTACGTCGTTTATTAAACCTCTCTACTGACAGCAACAATTCTCTTTCAGTCACCGCTGATGACAGTAAACACGATGGCAAGCAGCCAGAACAAACGCAAGATAACATCGTGGCTGACAAAGAAACTGTTGAACCTAACGCTAATGTATTTAATATTCTAAATAAAGAAGAACTGGCCATGCAAAAAGGTGTGGTTGGTCGTTTTTTATTCATCCTTTGTGCTTTACACCGCACTCACAAAAAGAGTTTTCATAAGGTATTAGATATCAAAGGCCGTGACCGAATTTATTTTGCAAAGAGTAAAGAAGCGTTACTTGAAAGTGGTAGTAGTATGAACCCTAAAAATATTCTAGATAGCGAATATTGGGTGATGACCAACTCAAATACGACTCGTAAGAAAATGATGCTTCATGAAGTCGCATTAAGCTTAGGCTACACTGAAGCGCAAGCCGAAACTATCCGAGACTACCTATAA
- a CDS encoding alpha-ketoacid dehydrogenase subunit beta has protein sequence MAKMNMLHAINSALDITMNEHPQACIFGEDVGYFGGVFRATSGLQEKYGKHRVFNTPLTEQGILGFANGLAAFGAPALAEIQFADYIFPAFDQIVNESAKFRYRSGNEFNVGNLTIRTPYGGGIAGGLYHSQSPEAYFAHTPGLKLVVPRNPYQAKGLLRACIKDDNPVIFFEPKRLYRASVGEVPEEDYTIEIGKAEVVKTGSDVTLLAWGAQMEIIEQAAAKAEEAGISCEVIDLRSILPWDVDTVAKSVVKTGRLIVSHEAPITNGFGAEIAATIQQECFLHLESPIARVCGLDTPYPLALEKEYVPDALKVFAAIKKSVEF, from the coding sequence ATGGCTAAAATGAACATGCTACACGCCATTAACTCGGCGCTAGATATCACCATGAATGAGCACCCTCAAGCGTGTATTTTTGGTGAGGATGTGGGCTATTTTGGTGGCGTATTTAGAGCGACTTCAGGCTTACAAGAAAAGTACGGCAAGCATCGTGTGTTTAACACGCCACTGACTGAGCAAGGTATTTTAGGCTTTGCTAATGGTTTGGCCGCATTTGGTGCGCCAGCACTGGCTGAAATTCAGTTTGCTGATTACATATTTCCCGCGTTTGATCAGATAGTCAATGAATCTGCTAAGTTCCGCTACCGCAGTGGTAACGAGTTTAATGTCGGCAACTTAACCATTCGTACACCATACGGTGGTGGTATTGCTGGGGGCTTGTATCACTCGCAATCGCCTGAGGCATACTTTGCTCACACGCCTGGTTTAAAATTAGTTGTGCCACGTAATCCTTACCAAGCCAAAGGCTTATTAAGAGCGTGTATTAAAGACGACAACCCGGTGATTTTCTTTGAACCGAAGCGCCTATACCGTGCATCGGTTGGCGAAGTGCCAGAAGAAGACTACACCATTGAGATTGGCAAAGCAGAAGTGGTTAAAACCGGCTCAGACGTTACGTTACTAGCGTGGGGTGCGCAAATGGAAATTATTGAGCAAGCTGCTGCCAAAGCTGAAGAAGCAGGCATTAGCTGCGAGGTGATTGACCTACGTAGTATTTTGCCTTGGGATGTAGACACCGTTGCTAAGTCAGTTGTTAAAACTGGACGTTTAATTGTCAGTCACGAAGCGCCAATCACCAATGGTTTTGGTGCTGAAATAGCCGCCACAATCCAGCAAGAATGCTTCTTACACCTCGAATCGCCTATTGCACGTGTGTGTGGTCTAGATACACCTTATCCGTTGGCGCTTGAAAAAGAATATGTGCCTGATGCATTGAAAGTGTTTGCTGCGATTAAGAAATCGGTTGAGTTTTAA
- a CDS encoding dihydrolipoyllysine-residue acetyltransferase — protein MAKEFILPDIGEGIVECEIVEWLVAVGDEVKEDQPICDVMTDKALVQIPAVHDGVITTLHYEKGEIAKVHEPLFAMEVAGSAPANDSESSGEVPEQPSSQTASQLEDFILPDIGEGIVECEIVEWLVAEGDEIKEDQAVCDVMTDKALVQIPAKHDGLVEKLYYQKGDVAQVHSPLFQLRLAGLSDAPAEAKVEVKAAAQTVKAASQQVKKAQLPANGKAIASPAVRRLAREQDVDINQVPGTGKNGRVYKEDIKRFVEGGACAATADNMSASANSSASPVQTNVSGDTRVEPIRGMKAAMAKQMVASVSTIPHFTFSDEIDLTEIIALRKELKEQYAKEGIKLTMMPFFIKALSLAIKEFPIVNSQVNDECTEITYFDDHNIGMAVDSKLGLLVPNIKGCQSKSIVAVAQEVTRLTDAAREGRVAPDDLKGGTISISNIGAIGGTTATPIINKPEVAIVALGKLQHLPRFDDKGNVVSRAIMQVSWSGDHRVIDGGTIARFNNLWKAYLENPAKMMMAMS, from the coding sequence ATGGCTAAAGAATTTATCTTACCAGATATTGGCGAAGGCATTGTAGAGTGTGAAATCGTTGAATGGTTGGTTGCAGTGGGTGATGAAGTTAAAGAAGATCAGCCAATTTGCGACGTTATGACTGACAAAGCACTTGTTCAGATCCCCGCAGTACATGATGGCGTTATTACCACATTACATTATGAAAAAGGTGAAATTGCCAAGGTGCATGAGCCGTTATTTGCAATGGAAGTGGCAGGCAGTGCACCAGCAAATGATAGTGAAAGCAGTGGTGAAGTGCCTGAGCAACCATCGAGTCAAACTGCATCTCAACTTGAAGATTTTATATTGCCAGATATCGGCGAAGGGATTGTTGAGTGTGAAATCGTCGAGTGGCTTGTAGCCGAAGGGGATGAAATAAAAGAAGACCAAGCTGTATGTGATGTTATGACAGACAAAGCCTTGGTTCAGATCCCTGCTAAGCACGATGGGTTGGTTGAAAAGCTTTATTATCAAAAAGGCGATGTAGCTCAAGTGCACAGCCCATTATTCCAGCTGCGTTTAGCTGGGTTAAGTGATGCGCCAGCTGAGGCAAAAGTTGAAGTAAAAGCGGCCGCTCAAACTGTCAAGGCTGCGAGCCAACAAGTTAAAAAAGCGCAATTACCAGCGAATGGTAAAGCGATTGCCTCACCTGCAGTTCGCCGTTTAGCCCGTGAGCAAGACGTTGATATCAATCAAGTGCCGGGCACGGGTAAAAATGGCCGCGTTTATAAAGAAGACATTAAACGCTTTGTAGAGGGCGGTGCTTGTGCGGCTACGGCAGATAATATGTCAGCCAGTGCGAATTCGTCTGCATCGCCTGTACAGACTAACGTATCTGGTGACACGCGAGTTGAGCCAATTCGCGGCATGAAAGCGGCAATGGCGAAACAAATGGTGGCCTCGGTTTCGACGATCCCTCACTTTACATTTAGTGATGAAATTGACCTAACAGAGATCATTGCGCTGCGTAAAGAGCTTAAAGAGCAATACGCAAAAGAAGGCATTAAATTGACAATGATGCCGTTTTTCATCAAAGCGCTGTCTTTAGCAATCAAAGAGTTTCCGATTGTTAATTCGCAAGTAAATGATGAATGCACCGAAATTACATATTTTGACGACCACAACATCGGTATGGCAGTTGACTCTAAATTAGGTCTTTTAGTGCCGAATATCAAAGGCTGTCAAAGTAAGTCGATTGTAGCAGTTGCGCAAGAAGTAACGCGTTTAACGGATGCAGCAAGAGAAGGGCGTGTAGCACCCGATGATTTAAAAGGTGGCACGATTTCAATCTCAAACATTGGTGCAATTGGTGGTACAACCGCAACGCCCATCATTAATAAGCCAGAAGTAGCTATTGTTGCTTTAGGCAAGCTGCAGCACCTCCCACGTTTTGACGACAAGGGGAATGTGGTTTCAAGAGCAATTATGCAAGTAAGTTGGTCTGGCGACCACCGTGTAATAGACGGCGGTACCATCGCAAGGTTTAATAACCTTTGGAAAGCTTACCTTGAAAACCCTGCCAAGATGATGATGGCGATGAGCTAA
- a CDS encoding transposase has protein sequence MGLARKRQISLSDTPYYHCVSRCVRRAFLCGEDKLTGKSYEHRRGWVEDRLLFLAQVFCIDVCAFAVMSNHTHVVLYVDDKKAQRLSDKAILLRWHKLFKGSKLALMYLKGEHLDEGQRFFLNKEIKEYRTRLSSISWFMRVLNENIARRANKEDKCTGHFWEGRFKSQALLDDAALMACMAYVDLNPIRAKMSKTPEESAHTSIKLRCEHAKAGKQPKQLARFVGSPRKHMPKGLPFELKSYLELVELTGKCIRTDKRGYIEQNEAPILQWLNIQAKNWIKLTTQFENVFHGAVGKAHNLDAYCARQQHKRRRSIKSSEALFV, from the coding sequence ATGGGATTAGCAAGGAAGCGACAAATCAGTTTGTCAGATACCCCTTATTATCATTGTGTTTCACGTTGCGTGCGTAGGGCATTTTTGTGTGGTGAAGATAAGCTAACGGGTAAATCGTATGAGCATCGCCGAGGCTGGGTAGAAGACAGGTTACTCTTTTTAGCACAGGTATTTTGTATTGATGTATGTGCTTTTGCGGTGATGAGTAATCATACCCATGTGGTGCTTTATGTAGATGATAAAAAAGCGCAAAGACTGAGTGATAAAGCAATACTACTTCGTTGGCATAAGTTGTTTAAAGGCTCAAAACTTGCCCTTATGTACTTAAAAGGCGAGCACTTAGACGAAGGCCAACGCTTCTTTTTAAACAAAGAGATAAAAGAGTACCGAACTAGGCTATCAAGTATTAGTTGGTTTATGCGTGTGCTGAATGAAAACATAGCGCGTAGAGCCAATAAAGAAGATAAATGCACAGGCCACTTCTGGGAAGGACGATTTAAAAGCCAAGCTTTGCTAGATGACGCAGCACTGATGGCTTGTATGGCCTATGTTGATTTAAACCCCATTAGAGCCAAGATGTCAAAAACTCCGGAAGAGTCAGCTCATACGAGTATAAAACTGCGTTGTGAACATGCTAAAGCAGGCAAACAACCCAAACAACTGGCACGCTTTGTAGGTAGCCCCAGAAAGCATATGCCAAAAGGCCTACCATTTGAGCTTAAATCGTACTTAGAACTTGTTGAACTCACAGGCAAATGCATTCGTACAGACAAGCGTGGTTACATAGAGCAAAATGAAGCCCCCATTCTACAGTGGTTAAACATACAGGCCAAAAACTGGATAAAGCTGACAACGCAATTTGAGAATGTATTTCATGGCGCAGTGGGTAAAGCGCACAATCTTGATGCGTACTGCGCGCGACAGCAACATAAACGACGACGAAGTATTAAAAGTAGTGAAGCGCTATTTGTATAA
- a CDS encoding DUF2867 domain-containing protein, translated as MSIPKHSELFDYAKGAYFADSFSREIPNNNETALDVYLEIARQTPAWVSFLMSTRNRIVSMLGLKHLGRLQDAISAENIANINVGERIGIFTLQSNSDTEIVLEDSDKHLDVRVSFLLDVVGDKIKVHATTVVHVHNMFGKVYMFFVAPLHKLIVPSSLKTLAQA; from the coding sequence ATGTCAATTCCAAAACATTCTGAGCTGTTTGATTATGCCAAAGGGGCTTATTTCGCAGATAGTTTTTCACGCGAAATCCCTAACAATAATGAGACCGCACTCGATGTCTATCTTGAAATCGCGAGACAAACTCCTGCGTGGGTTTCATTCTTGATGTCAACGAGAAATCGTATCGTATCAATGCTTGGTTTGAAGCACTTAGGCCGACTTCAGGATGCTATATCAGCGGAGAATATAGCAAACATTAACGTTGGTGAGAGAATAGGTATTTTCACGTTACAGAGCAATAGTGATACTGAAATTGTCTTAGAGGACAGTGACAAACATCTTGATGTAAGAGTGTCTTTTTTACTGGATGTAGTTGGCGATAAAATCAAAGTACACGCAACCACGGTGGTACATGTACATAACATGTTTGGCAAAGTGTATATGTTTTTTGTGGCTCCACTTCACAAGCTCATCGTGCCTAGTTCTTTGAAAACGTTGGCACAGGCATAA
- the astE gene encoding succinylglutamate desuccinylase, which produces MYLEELKNTGDFLTLTRNNEFHLPPEQFTLANGTVVDVLDTGVIQFTPSNYGNKDIVLSSAVHGNETAPIEICDELIQAVIKEQLLLKHRVLFIFGNPKSINIGERFVEENLNRLFNGTHALGGVQNEERKRAANLERYVREFFTSVGAGRYRCHYDLHTAIRGSKNEKFAVYPFLHGKPWKKSQLQFLLACGVNTVLMMRSEATTFSYFSSKQFAADSFTVELGQVKPFGENDMSRFAKTKQTLTALISQNELEFGDFNSSDFELFQVHRTINRTQQDFSFPFPDSAENFTGFAKGELLAVDGETRYLAEVDGEAIIFPNANVALGQRALLTVIPMEVDERFV; this is translated from the coding sequence ATGTACCTAGAAGAATTAAAAAACACTGGCGATTTTTTAACATTGACGCGAAACAATGAGTTCCATTTACCGCCTGAGCAATTTACGTTAGCAAATGGCACAGTGGTAGATGTGTTAGATACAGGGGTGATCCAGTTTACGCCGAGTAATTATGGCAATAAAGATATTGTTTTATCTAGTGCAGTGCATGGTAATGAAACCGCCCCGATTGAAATATGTGACGAGTTGATCCAAGCAGTAATTAAAGAACAATTACTGCTTAAGCACCGCGTGCTTTTTATTTTTGGTAACCCTAAGTCGATTAATATTGGTGAACGGTTTGTAGAAGAAAACCTCAACCGATTGTTTAATGGCACACATGCATTGGGCGGTGTACAAAATGAAGAACGCAAACGGGCTGCTAATTTAGAGCGTTATGTACGTGAGTTTTTTACATCGGTTGGAGCTGGTAGATATCGCTGTCATTACGATTTGCATACTGCGATCCGAGGCTCAAAAAATGAGAAATTTGCGGTATATCCATTTTTACATGGTAAGCCTTGGAAAAAATCTCAGCTGCAGTTTTTACTCGCGTGCGGTGTGAATACCGTGCTAATGATGCGCTCAGAAGCAACAACATTCAGCTACTTTTCTTCAAAACAATTCGCTGCAGATTCATTTACGGTTGAATTAGGGCAAGTTAAGCCGTTTGGCGAAAACGATATGAGCCGCTTTGCAAAAACAAAACAAACGCTAACTGCATTAATTAGCCAAAATGAGCTGGAATTTGGTGATTTTAATTCTTCAGATTTTGAGCTTTTTCAAGTTCACCGAACCATCAATAGAACGCAGCAAGACTTCAGTTTTCCATTTCCTGATAGCGCAGAGAACTTTACGGGTTTTGCCAAAGGTGAGTTACTAGCAGTTGATGGCGAGACGAGGTATTTAGCGGAAGTAGACGGCGAGGCTATCATTTTTCCAAATGCGAATGTTGCACTTGGGCAGCGCGCTTTGCTTACGGTTATTCCGATGGAAGTCGATGAAAGGTTTGTTTAA
- a CDS encoding DUF4267 domain-containing protein encodes MTRKIGFVLVLLMALLQGFYGLFAYIDPVAFADVRGTALISNEDIDWVQIYGSRTLFVSLIIGALLYFREFKVLMWAALLGTVMPLTDGYLAYQAEAPFGVVAKHIATIAYLIITSVVLFKVIANEKA; translated from the coding sequence ATGACAAGAAAAATTGGATTTGTACTGGTTTTGCTAATGGCTTTGCTACAAGGATTTTATGGCCTGTTTGCCTATATTGACCCTGTTGCATTTGCTGATGTTCGTGGTACTGCACTTATATCAAATGAAGATATAGATTGGGTGCAAATATACGGTTCTCGTACTCTATTCGTATCTCTAATAATTGGGGCTTTGCTGTATTTTAGAGAGTTCAAAGTTCTTATGTGGGCAGCTCTGCTTGGTACGGTAATGCCATTAACAGATGGTTATCTAGCATACCAAGCAGAGGCACCATTTGGAGTTGTTGCAAAGCATATTGCCACAATTGCGTATCTGATAATTACTTCAGTAGTATTGTTTAAAGTAATAGCTAATGAAAAAGCCTAA